Proteins co-encoded in one Burkholderia ambifaria AMMD genomic window:
- a CDS encoding phosphoribosylaminoimidazolesuccinocarboxamide synthase, producing MSTLYESTLRSLPLLGRGKVRDNYAVGNDKLLIVTTDRLSAFDVIMGEPIPNKGRVLNQMANFWFDKLAHIVPNHLTGDAPEAVVAADEVEQVKGRGVVVKRLEPIMIEAVVRGYLAGSGWKEYQASGAVCGVQLPEGLQNAQKLPEPIFTPAAKAELGEHDENITFEETERRIGTELAATIRDISIRLYKEAADYAATRGIIIADTKFEFGLDNHGKLYLMDEVLTADSSRFWPADQYQVGTNPPSFDKQFVRDWLETQPWGKTAPAPALPADVVEKTAAKYQEALERITGQPLA from the coding sequence ATGTCTACCCTTTACGAATCCACGCTCCGCTCGCTGCCGCTCCTCGGTCGCGGCAAGGTCCGCGATAACTACGCGGTCGGCAACGACAAGCTCCTGATCGTCACGACCGATCGCCTGTCGGCATTCGACGTGATCATGGGCGAGCCGATTCCGAACAAGGGCCGCGTGCTGAACCAGATGGCGAACTTCTGGTTCGACAAGCTCGCGCACATCGTGCCGAACCACCTGACGGGCGACGCGCCGGAAGCGGTCGTCGCGGCCGACGAGGTCGAGCAGGTCAAGGGCCGCGGCGTGGTCGTCAAGCGCCTCGAGCCGATCATGATCGAAGCGGTCGTGCGCGGCTACCTGGCCGGCAGCGGCTGGAAGGAATACCAGGCGTCGGGCGCCGTGTGCGGCGTGCAGTTGCCGGAAGGCCTGCAGAACGCGCAGAAGCTGCCCGAGCCGATCTTCACGCCGGCCGCGAAGGCCGAACTCGGCGAGCACGACGAGAACATCACGTTCGAGGAAACCGAGCGCCGCATCGGCACCGAGCTGGCTGCGACGATTCGCGACATCTCGATCCGCCTGTACAAGGAAGCGGCCGACTACGCGGCGACGCGCGGCATCATCATCGCCGACACGAAGTTCGAATTCGGCCTCGACAATCACGGCAAGCTGTACCTGATGGACGAAGTGCTGACGGCCGATTCGTCGCGCTTCTGGCCGGCCGACCAGTACCAGGTCGGCACCAACCCGCCGTCGTTCGACAAGCAGTTCGTGCGCGACTGGCTCGAGACGCAGCCGTGGGGCAAGACCGCGCCGGCGCCGGCGCTGCCGGCCGACGTCGTCGAGAAGACGGCCGCGAAGTACCAGGAAGCGCTCGAGCGCATCACCGGCCAGCCGCTCGCCTGA
- a CDS encoding SGNH/GDSL hydrolase family protein, producing MQSRQHAPSRHRQRLLRTAQVAIAGAALALLAACGGGDDNNNSASNTPPSGVKMQIVSFGDSLSDAGTYSQIKLGFGGGRFTTNPGQVWTQNVAQYYGDTLQPANQGGFGIPLQATSGLGYAQGGSRVTLQPGIGHADASVPNADYAQATTTPIADQVKQYLTQHGSFNSGQIVLINGGANDIFYQAQVAQAQGNTPAAQLAAAQAIGLAAQQLGGLVQQIVAAGATHVFVSNVPDIGGTPLALQGGTQAAFTQLSGLFNQTLAGTLAALKVDKTKYALLDTFTWQDGVAANYQANGFAVSNTDTGCNLKAMVAAATQYGVANATAFGSSLFCSPQTYTVANADQTYMFADLVHPTTRLHLLFSQFVEKQIAASGVGK from the coding sequence ATGCAATCACGACAACATGCACCTTCGCGCCACCGTCAACGTCTGCTGCGCACCGCACAGGTCGCGATCGCGGGCGCCGCGCTCGCGCTGCTCGCCGCGTGCGGCGGCGGTGACGACAACAACAACAGCGCGTCGAACACGCCGCCATCCGGCGTGAAAATGCAGATCGTGTCGTTCGGCGACAGCCTGTCGGACGCAGGCACCTACTCGCAGATCAAGCTCGGCTTCGGCGGCGGCCGCTTCACGACCAACCCCGGCCAGGTGTGGACGCAGAACGTCGCGCAGTACTACGGCGACACGCTGCAGCCCGCGAACCAGGGCGGCTTCGGCATCCCGCTGCAGGCGACCAGCGGCCTCGGCTATGCACAGGGCGGCTCGCGCGTGACGCTGCAGCCGGGCATCGGCCATGCGGACGCCAGCGTGCCGAACGCCGACTACGCGCAGGCCACGACGACGCCGATCGCCGATCAGGTCAAGCAGTATCTGACGCAGCACGGCAGCTTCAACTCAGGGCAGATCGTGCTGATCAACGGCGGCGCGAACGACATCTTCTACCAGGCGCAGGTCGCGCAGGCGCAAGGCAACACGCCGGCCGCGCAACTCGCGGCGGCGCAGGCGATCGGCCTGGCCGCGCAGCAGCTCGGCGGCCTCGTCCAGCAGATCGTCGCGGCAGGCGCGACGCACGTATTCGTGTCGAACGTGCCGGACATCGGCGGCACGCCGCTCGCGCTGCAAGGCGGCACGCAGGCCGCGTTCACGCAACTGTCGGGGCTGTTCAACCAGACGCTCGCCGGCACGCTGGCCGCGCTGAAGGTCGACAAGACCAAGTACGCGCTGCTCGACACGTTCACGTGGCAGGACGGCGTCGCGGCCAACTACCAGGCGAACGGCTTCGCGGTGTCGAACACCGACACCGGGTGCAACCTGAAGGCGATGGTCGCGGCGGCCACCCAGTACGGCGTCGCGAACGCGACCGCATTCGGCTCGTCGCTGTTCTGCTCGCCGCAGACCTACACGGTCGCGAACGCGGACCAGACCTACATGTTCGCCGACCTGGTCCACCCGACGACGCGCCTGCACCTGCTGTTCTCGCAATTCGTCGAGAAGCAGATCGCGGCATCGGGCGTCGGCAAGTAA
- a CDS encoding sterol desaturase family protein has protein sequence MRFDVELLLLALAPVFLLCIAWEAWHLARTRAHDHVYAWRDTLCNAALALMHQGADKLAWLFVIPVYAYCYAHFRLFTWHDGWLSFAVLFIGQDFLYYVFHRASHRVRWLWAAHVVHHSSERMNFSTAFRQSLMYPVAGMWAFWLPLAFVGFPPQQIVGVVLINLAFQFFVHTQAIGKLGWLEYVFNTPSIHRAHHARNPRYIDRNYAGVLVIWDRLFGSYVEESPDDPPRYGIVEPLGSNNPLVATFHEWVSMAADALRIDGWRNKLRAIFGPPEWASAYHAQIAEAANQDPRAVPLAAARDQ, from the coding sequence ATGCGATTCGACGTCGAATTGCTTCTGCTCGCGCTGGCGCCCGTCTTCCTGCTCTGCATCGCGTGGGAGGCCTGGCACCTCGCCCGCACGCGTGCGCACGACCATGTCTATGCGTGGCGCGACACGCTGTGCAACGCGGCGCTCGCGCTGATGCACCAGGGCGCCGACAAGCTCGCGTGGCTGTTCGTGATCCCCGTTTATGCGTACTGCTACGCACATTTCCGGCTGTTCACGTGGCACGACGGCTGGCTGTCGTTCGCCGTGCTGTTCATCGGCCAGGACTTCCTCTACTACGTGTTCCATCGCGCGAGCCATCGCGTGCGCTGGCTGTGGGCCGCGCACGTCGTGCACCACTCGTCCGAGCGGATGAATTTCTCGACCGCGTTCCGGCAGAGCCTGATGTATCCCGTCGCGGGCATGTGGGCGTTCTGGCTGCCGCTCGCGTTCGTCGGCTTTCCGCCGCAGCAGATCGTCGGCGTCGTGCTGATCAACCTCGCGTTCCAGTTCTTCGTGCACACGCAGGCGATCGGCAAGCTCGGCTGGCTCGAATACGTGTTCAACACGCCGTCGATCCATCGCGCGCACCATGCCCGCAACCCGCGCTACATCGACCGCAATTACGCAGGTGTGCTCGTGATCTGGGATCGCCTGTTCGGCAGCTACGTCGAGGAGTCGCCCGACGATCCGCCGCGCTATGGAATCGTCGAGCCGCTCGGCTCGAACAACCCGCTCGTCGCGACGTTCCACGAGTGGGTGTCGATGGCGGCCGACGCGTTGCGCATCGACGGATGGCGCAACAAGCTGCGCGCGATTTTCGGCCCGCCCGAATGGGCGAGCGCTTATCATGCGCAGATTGCAGAGGCCGCGAACCAGGATCCGCGCGCCGTGCCGCTTGCGGCTGCGCGTGACCAATAA
- the purE gene encoding 5-(carboxyamino)imidazole ribonucleotide mutase gives MSEVQTAHTHSAPLIGVLMGSSSDWDVMKNAVAILQEFGVPYEAKVVSAHRMPDEMFDYAEKARERGLRAIIAGAGGAAHLPGMLAAKTTVPVLGVPVASKYLKGVDSLHSIVQMPKGVPVATFAIGEAGAANAALFAVSILSGTSADYANRLAAFRVRQNEAAHAMVLPPLA, from the coding sequence ATGAGTGAAGTCCAGACCGCCCACACGCACAGCGCGCCGCTGATCGGCGTGCTGATGGGTTCGAGTTCCGACTGGGACGTGATGAAGAACGCGGTCGCGATCCTGCAGGAATTCGGCGTGCCGTACGAAGCGAAGGTCGTGTCCGCGCACCGGATGCCCGACGAGATGTTCGACTATGCGGAGAAGGCGCGCGAGCGCGGGCTGCGCGCGATCATCGCGGGCGCCGGCGGCGCCGCGCACCTGCCCGGCATGCTGGCCGCGAAAACCACGGTGCCGGTGCTCGGCGTGCCGGTCGCGAGCAAGTACCTGAAGGGCGTCGATTCGCTGCACTCGATCGTGCAGATGCCGAAGGGCGTGCCGGTCGCGACGTTCGCGATCGGCGAGGCCGGCGCCGCGAACGCCGCGCTGTTCGCGGTGTCGATCCTGTCCGGCACGTCGGCCGACTACGCGAACCGGCTCGCCGCGTTCCGCGTGCGCCAGAACGAAGCCGCGCACGCCATGGTGCTGCCGCCGCTGGCATGA
- a CDS encoding L-threonylcarbamoyladenylate synthase, with the protein MSIDLPNSVTRAQIDAAAALLDAGQLVAFPTETVYGLGGDAANPEAVARIYAAKGRPANHPVIVHLPPGGDPGYWADDLPADAQALIDAFWPGPLTLILKRHARIPDAVSGGQDSVGLRCPSHPVAQALLAAFSARRGGHGGVAAPSANRFGHVSPTTAQHVRDEFGDTVHVLDGGASEVGIESTILDLSRGFPALLRPGHVTPQQIADVLGRAPRLPDGGDATAPRASGTLKAHYAPRTPLSLMPFDALEPLLAAAQTDGERVALVARASRAGRWAQADGVHFVAAPEDPQAYARDLYGMLRALDRAQVARILVEKLPETVEWIAVNDRLGRAAAAFEARD; encoded by the coding sequence ATGTCCATCGATCTCCCGAACTCCGTGACGCGCGCGCAGATCGACGCGGCCGCCGCGCTGCTCGACGCGGGGCAGCTCGTCGCGTTCCCGACCGAAACCGTGTACGGGCTCGGCGGCGACGCGGCGAACCCCGAAGCCGTCGCGCGCATCTACGCGGCGAAAGGGCGCCCGGCGAACCATCCGGTGATCGTGCATCTGCCGCCCGGCGGCGATCCGGGCTACTGGGCCGACGACCTGCCGGCCGATGCGCAGGCGCTGATCGATGCATTCTGGCCGGGCCCGCTCACTTTGATCCTGAAGCGCCATGCGCGCATTCCGGACGCCGTGAGCGGCGGGCAGGATTCGGTCGGCCTGCGTTGTCCGTCGCATCCGGTCGCGCAGGCGCTGCTGGCTGCGTTCAGCGCGCGGCGCGGCGGCCACGGCGGCGTCGCCGCGCCGTCCGCGAACCGCTTCGGCCATGTGAGCCCGACGACCGCTCAGCATGTGCGCGACGAATTCGGCGACACGGTGCACGTGCTCGACGGCGGCGCGTCCGAAGTCGGCATCGAATCGACGATTCTCGACCTGTCGCGCGGCTTCCCGGCGCTGCTGCGTCCGGGCCACGTGACGCCGCAGCAGATCGCCGACGTGCTCGGCCGCGCGCCGCGCCTGCCCGACGGCGGCGACGCGACCGCGCCGCGCGCGTCCGGCACGCTGAAGGCGCATTACGCGCCGCGCACGCCGCTCTCGCTCATGCCGTTCGACGCGCTCGAGCCGCTGCTCGCGGCCGCGCAGACCGACGGCGAACGCGTCGCGCTCGTCGCACGCGCGTCGCGCGCGGGACGCTGGGCGCAGGCTGACGGCGTGCATTTCGTCGCGGCGCCGGAAGATCCGCAGGCGTATGCACGCGACCTATACGGGATGCTGCGCGCGCTCGACCGCGCGCAGGTCGCACGCATCCTCGTCGAGAAGCTGCCCGAGACCGTCGAGTGGATCGCGGTCAACGATCGTCTCGGTCGCGCGGCCGCGGCATTCGAAGCGCGCGACTGA
- the fba gene encoding class II fructose-bisphosphate aldolase (catalyzes the reversible aldol condensation of dihydroxyacetonephosphate and glyceraldehyde 3-phosphate in the Calvin cycle, glycolysis, and/or gluconeogenesis): protein MPLVSMRQLLDHAAEHGYGLPAFNVNNLEQVQAIMAAADQVGAPVIMQASAGARKYAGEPFLRHLIEAAVESYPHIPVVMHQDHGQSPAVCMGAIRSGFTSVMMDGSLEADGKTVASYEYNVDVSRKVVEMAHSIGVTVEAELGVLGSLETMKGDKEDGHGAEGTMTREQLLTDPEQAADFVKLTQCDALAIAIGTSHGAYKFSKKPTGDILSIQRIKEIHARIPNTHLVMHGSSSVPQELLEEIRQFGGDMKETYGVPVEEIQEGIKHGVRKINIDTDLRLAITGAIRRYLFENPGKFDPRDYLKPAREAAKKVCVDRYLAFGCEGQAAKIKPVSLDKIAEQYKSGALAQVVR, encoded by the coding sequence ATGCCTCTCGTATCAATGCGTCAATTGCTGGACCACGCGGCAGAGCACGGTTACGGCCTGCCGGCCTTCAACGTGAACAACCTGGAGCAGGTCCAGGCGATCATGGCGGCGGCGGATCAGGTCGGCGCGCCCGTGATCATGCAGGCATCGGCCGGCGCGCGTAAGTACGCGGGCGAGCCGTTCCTGCGCCACCTGATCGAAGCGGCGGTCGAGTCGTATCCGCACATCCCGGTCGTGATGCACCAGGACCACGGCCAGTCGCCGGCAGTCTGCATGGGCGCGATCCGCAGCGGCTTCACCAGCGTGATGATGGACGGTTCGCTCGAAGCCGACGGCAAGACGGTCGCCTCGTACGAGTACAACGTCGACGTGTCGCGCAAGGTCGTCGAGATGGCGCACTCGATCGGCGTGACGGTCGAGGCCGAACTCGGCGTGCTCGGCTCGCTCGAGACGATGAAGGGCGACAAGGAAGACGGCCACGGCGCGGAAGGCACGATGACCCGCGAGCAGTTGCTGACCGATCCGGAGCAGGCGGCCGACTTCGTGAAGCTCACGCAGTGTGACGCGCTCGCGATCGCGATCGGCACGTCGCACGGCGCGTACAAGTTCTCGAAGAAGCCGACGGGCGACATCCTGTCGATCCAGCGCATCAAGGAAATCCACGCACGCATCCCGAACACGCATCTGGTGATGCACGGTTCGTCGTCGGTGCCGCAGGAGCTGCTGGAAGAAATTCGCCAGTTCGGCGGCGACATGAAGGAAACCTACGGCGTGCCGGTCGAGGAAATCCAGGAAGGCATCAAGCACGGCGTGCGCAAGATCAACATTGACACCGACCTGCGTCTCGCGATCACCGGTGCGATCCGCCGCTACCTGTTCGAGAACCCGGGCAAGTTCGATCCGCGCGACTACCTGAAGCCCGCGCGCGAAGCGGCGAAGAAGGTGTGCGTCGACCGCTACCTCGCGTTCGGCTGCGAAGGCCAGGCCGCGAAGATCAAGCCGGTGTCGCTCGACAAGATCGCCGAACAGTACAAGTCCGGCGCGCTCGCGCAGGTCGTGCGCTGA
- the pyk gene encoding pyruvate kinase, producing the protein MQRATKIVATIGPASSSPEILLQMMQAGLDVVRLNFSHGTADDHRQRAEMVREAARKVGREIAIMADLQGPKIRVGKFENGKTTLEPGQAFILDAGCELGNDERVGLDYKELPRDLKPGDLLLLNDGLIVLTVERVLGDEIHTVVKVGGELSNNKGINRQGGGLSAPALTAKDMEDIRTAMSLGADLVAVSFPKNATDMEMARQLANIAGAPYGIKPKMIAKIERAEAIPALQSILDASDGIMVARGDLAVEVGNAAVPALQKRMIRMARESNKLVITATQMMESMILAPVPTRAEVSDVANAVLDGTDAVMLSAETAAGKYPVVTIETMAAVCVEAEKSEHVELDKDFLDRTFTRIDQSIAMGALFTAYHLGAKAIIALTESGATALWMSRHYTHVPIFALTPRVGSERTMALYRNVTPLHVDFNSDRDSALQAALEIVVKQGYVQHGDMVVLTVGEPMGQAGGTNTLKIVRVGEHY; encoded by the coding sequence ATGCAGCGCGCCACCAAGATAGTCGCCACGATCGGCCCGGCTTCCAGTTCGCCGGAGATTCTGCTGCAGATGATGCAGGCGGGCCTCGACGTCGTGCGGCTCAATTTTTCGCACGGTACGGCCGACGATCACCGCCAGCGCGCCGAGATGGTGCGCGAGGCCGCCCGCAAGGTCGGCCGCGAGATCGCGATCATGGCCGACCTCCAGGGCCCGAAGATCCGCGTCGGCAAGTTCGAGAACGGCAAGACCACGCTCGAGCCGGGCCAGGCCTTCATCCTCGACGCGGGCTGCGAGCTCGGCAACGACGAGCGCGTCGGCCTCGACTACAAGGAACTGCCGCGTGACCTGAAGCCGGGCGACCTGCTGCTGCTGAACGACGGCCTGATCGTGCTGACCGTCGAGCGCGTGCTCGGCGACGAGATCCACACGGTCGTCAAGGTGGGCGGCGAGCTGTCGAACAACAAGGGGATCAACCGGCAGGGCGGCGGGCTGTCGGCGCCCGCGCTGACCGCGAAGGACATGGAGGACATCCGCACGGCGATGTCGCTCGGCGCGGATCTCGTCGCGGTGTCGTTCCCGAAGAACGCGACCGACATGGAAATGGCGCGCCAGCTCGCGAACATCGCGGGCGCGCCTTACGGCATCAAGCCGAAGATGATCGCGAAGATCGAGCGCGCGGAGGCGATTCCGGCGCTGCAGAGCATCCTCGACGCATCCGACGGCATCATGGTCGCGCGCGGCGACCTCGCGGTGGAAGTCGGCAACGCGGCCGTGCCGGCGCTGCAGAAGCGGATGATCCGGATGGCGCGCGAGTCGAACAAGCTCGTGATCACCGCGACGCAGATGATGGAGTCGATGATCCTCGCGCCGGTGCCGACCCGCGCGGAAGTGTCGGACGTCGCGAATGCGGTGCTCGACGGCACCGACGCGGTGATGCTGTCGGCCGAGACGGCCGCCGGCAAGTATCCGGTCGTCACGATCGAGACGATGGCGGCCGTGTGCGTCGAGGCGGAAAAGTCCGAGCACGTCGAGCTCGACAAGGATTTCCTCGACCGCACGTTCACGCGGATCGACCAGTCGATCGCGATGGGCGCGCTGTTTACCGCCTATCACCTCGGCGCCAAGGCGATCATCGCGCTGACCGAATCGGGCGCGACCGCGCTGTGGATGTCGCGGCACTACACGCACGTGCCGATCTTCGCGCTGACGCCGCGCGTCGGCAGCGAGCGTACGATGGCGCTGTACCGCAACGTGACGCCGCTGCACGTCGACTTCAACAGCGACCGCGACTCGGCGCTGCAGGCGGCGCTCGAGATCGTCGTGAAGCAGGGCTACGTGCAGCACGGCGACATGGTCGTGCTGACCGTCGGCGAGCCGATGGGGCAGGCGGGCGGCACCAATACGCTGAAGATCGTGCGGGTCGGCGAGCATTACTGA
- the dacB gene encoding D-alanyl-D-alanine carboxypeptidase/D-alanyl-D-alanine endopeptidase has product MPISDLSARFAPRARARVCLRAAAVVATCTALAFAPSAQARKKLHKEARKTAVVSPAARAAGLPASVLVALQRAKVPASAMSVVVERVGDPEPLIEWNANRPMLPASTMKLVTTFSGLSILGPDFRWRTTAYADGPVDPDGTLQGNLYIKGTGDPKLVPEELIDLVDKLRKAGVKRVAGGLVLDKSYFAASTRDLPSFDDDVSAPYNVGPDPLLYAFKAVSFTVTPGDDGKIAVDVLPPLANLSIDNQLYEGSGSCGAAAAAARPTLTAGSGIMTASFAGDYPLRCGARTTNLAILDHTTFFARGFLALWQQDGGTIAGPVSEGKVPTTARPLAVHHSPVLGSIVYDINKFSNNVMARNLFLTIGAVAGKPPATPEQSSRAIQAFLRKSGIAMPDLALENGSGLSRDEHVSALSLAALLQAANASPVAQAFVDSLPVAGIDGTMKNRLTNAGVLGNAHIKTGTLRDVRAIAGYVAGADGQSYVVVSFINDDHAEAARAAHDTLLEWIYAGAH; this is encoded by the coding sequence ATGCCGATTTCCGATCTCTCCGCCCGGTTCGCCCCCCGCGCCCGCGCCCGCGTCTGCCTGCGGGCGGCCGCCGTCGTCGCCACCTGCACGGCCCTTGCGTTCGCACCTTCCGCGCAGGCCCGCAAGAAGCTTCACAAGGAAGCGCGCAAGACCGCCGTCGTGTCGCCCGCCGCGCGCGCGGCCGGCCTGCCGGCGTCCGTGCTGGTCGCGCTGCAGCGCGCGAAGGTGCCGGCATCGGCGATGAGCGTCGTCGTCGAGCGCGTCGGCGATCCCGAGCCGCTGATCGAATGGAACGCGAACCGGCCGATGCTGCCGGCGTCGACGATGAAGCTCGTCACGACCTTCTCGGGCCTGTCGATCCTCGGCCCCGACTTCCGCTGGCGCACCACCGCGTATGCGGACGGCCCGGTCGATCCGGACGGCACGCTGCAAGGCAACCTGTACATCAAGGGCACCGGCGATCCGAAGCTCGTGCCCGAGGAGCTGATCGACCTCGTCGACAAGCTCCGCAAGGCGGGCGTCAAGCGCGTGGCCGGCGGCCTCGTGCTCGACAAGAGCTATTTCGCCGCGTCGACGCGCGACCTGCCGTCGTTCGACGACGACGTGAGCGCACCGTACAACGTCGGCCCCGATCCGCTGCTGTACGCGTTCAAGGCCGTGTCGTTCACGGTGACGCCGGGCGACGACGGCAAGATCGCCGTCGATGTGCTGCCGCCGCTCGCCAATCTGTCGATCGACAACCAGCTGTACGAAGGCAGCGGATCGTGCGGCGCGGCCGCCGCGGCCGCGCGTCCGACGCTGACGGCCGGCAGCGGGATCATGACCGCGTCGTTCGCCGGCGACTATCCGCTGCGCTGCGGCGCGCGCACGACCAATCTCGCGATCCTCGATCACACGACGTTCTTCGCGCGCGGCTTCCTCGCGCTGTGGCAGCAGGACGGCGGCACGATCGCGGGCCCGGTCAGCGAAGGCAAGGTGCCCACCACCGCGCGCCCGCTCGCCGTCCATCACAGCCCGGTGCTCGGCAGCATCGTCTACGACATCAACAAGTTCAGCAACAACGTGATGGCGCGCAACCTGTTCCTGACGATCGGCGCGGTCGCCGGCAAGCCGCCTGCGACACCCGAGCAGTCGAGCCGCGCGATTCAGGCATTCCTGCGCAAGAGCGGGATCGCGATGCCCGACCTCGCGCTCGAGAACGGCTCGGGCCTGTCGCGCGACGAGCACGTGAGCGCGCTGTCGCTCGCCGCGCTGCTGCAGGCCGCGAACGCGAGCCCGGTCGCGCAGGCGTTCGTCGATTCGCTGCCGGTCGCCGGCATCGACGGCACGATGAAGAACCGCCTGACCAACGCCGGCGTGCTCGGCAATGCGCACATCAAGACGGGCACGCTGCGCGACGTGCGCGCGATCGCGGGCTACGTCGCGGGCGCGGACGGCCAGAGCTACGTCGTCGTCAGTTTCATCAACGACGATCACGCGGAAGCCGCGCGCGCCGCGCACGACACGCTGCTCGAATGGATCTACGCGGGCGCGCACTGA
- a CDS encoding response regulator: MRILLVEDDRMIAEGVRKALRADGFAVDWVQDGDAALTALGGEAYDLLLLDLGLPKRDGIDVLRTLRARGLSLPVLIVTARDAVADRVKGLDAGADDYLVKPFDLDELGARMRALIRRQAGRSESLIRHGALTLDPASHQVTLDGAPVALSAREFALLQALLARPGAVLSKSQLEEKMYGWGEEIGSNTVEVYIHALRKKLGSDLIRNVRGLGYMVVKES; this comes from the coding sequence ATGCGGATTCTCCTCGTTGAAGACGATCGAATGATTGCCGAAGGCGTACGCAAGGCCTTGCGCGCCGACGGCTTCGCGGTCGACTGGGTGCAGGACGGCGACGCCGCGCTCACGGCGCTCGGCGGCGAGGCGTACGACCTGCTGCTGCTCGATCTCGGCCTGCCGAAACGCGACGGCATCGACGTGCTGCGCACGCTGCGTGCGCGCGGGCTGTCGCTGCCGGTGCTGATCGTCACCGCGCGCGATGCGGTCGCCGATCGCGTGAAGGGGCTCGACGCGGGTGCCGACGACTACCTCGTCAAGCCGTTCGACCTCGACGAACTGGGTGCGCGGATGCGCGCGCTGATCCGCCGCCAGGCCGGGCGCAGCGAGTCGCTGATCCGCCACGGCGCGCTGACGCTCGATCCCGCGTCGCACCAGGTGACGCTCGACGGCGCGCCCGTCGCGCTGTCCGCGCGCGAGTTCGCGCTGCTCCAGGCGCTGCTGGCGCGGCCCGGCGCGGTGCTGTCGAAGAGCCAGCTCGAGGAGAAGATGTACGGCTGGGGCGAGGAGATCGGCAGCAACACGGTCGAGGTCTACATCCACGCGCTGCGCAAGAAGCTCGGTTCGGACCTGATCCGCAACGTGCGCGGGCTCGGCTACATGGTCGTCAAGGAAAGCTGA
- a CDS encoding 5-(carboxyamino)imidazole ribonucleotide synthase: MTATPDSVSPILPGAWLGMVGGGQLGRMFCFAAQSMGYRVAVLDPDPASPAGAVADRHLRAAYDDEAALAELAGLCEAVSTEFENVPAASLDFLARTTFVAPAGRCVAVAQDRIAEKRFIEASGVPVAPHVVIESAAALAALDDAALDAVLPGILKTARLGYDGKGQVRVSTAREARDAHAALGGVPCVLEKRLPLKYEVSALIARGADGRSAAFPLAQNVHHNGILALTIVPAPAADAARVEEAQQAAVRIADTLGYVGVLCVEFFVLEDGSFVANEMAPRPHNSGHYTVDACATSQFEQQVRAMTRMPLGNPRQHSPAAMLNILGDVWFPNGAAAGAVTPPWDTVAAMPAAHLHLYGKEEARVGRKMGHVNFTAETRDDAVAAATACAQLLRVPLD; encoded by the coding sequence ATGACCGCAACTCCTGATTCCGTTTCCCCGATCCTGCCCGGCGCGTGGCTGGGCATGGTCGGCGGCGGCCAGCTCGGCCGCATGTTCTGCTTTGCCGCCCAGTCGATGGGCTATCGCGTCGCCGTGCTCGATCCCGATCCGGCGAGCCCGGCCGGCGCGGTCGCCGACCGCCACCTGCGCGCGGCCTACGACGACGAAGCCGCGCTCGCCGAGCTGGCCGGGCTGTGCGAGGCCGTGTCGACGGAATTCGAGAACGTGCCGGCCGCGAGCCTCGACTTCCTCGCGCGAACGACGTTCGTCGCGCCGGCCGGCCGCTGCGTCGCGGTCGCGCAGGACCGGATCGCGGAGAAGCGTTTCATCGAGGCCTCCGGCGTGCCGGTCGCGCCGCACGTCGTGATCGAATCGGCGGCGGCCCTCGCCGCGCTCGACGATGCCGCGCTCGACGCGGTGCTGCCGGGCATCCTGAAGACGGCGCGTCTCGGCTACGACGGCAAGGGCCAGGTGCGCGTGAGCACCGCGCGGGAAGCGCGCGATGCGCATGCGGCGCTCGGCGGCGTGCCGTGCGTGCTCGAAAAGCGCCTGCCGCTGAAGTACGAAGTGTCGGCGCTGATCGCGCGCGGCGCGGACGGCCGCTCGGCCGCCTTCCCGCTCGCGCAGAACGTGCATCACAACGGCATCCTCGCGCTGACCATCGTGCCGGCGCCGGCCGCCGATGCCGCGCGTGTCGAAGAGGCGCAGCAGGCGGCCGTCCGGATCGCCGATACGCTCGGCTACGTCGGCGTGCTGTGCGTCGAATTCTTCGTGCTGGAAGACGGCTCGTTCGTCGCGAACGAAATGGCGCCGCGCCCGCACAACTCCGGCCACTACACGGTCGATGCGTGCGCAACGAGTCAGTTCGAGCAGCAGGTGCGCGCGATGACGCGCATGCCGCTCGGCAACCCGCGCCAGCATTCGCCGGCCGCGATGCTGAACATTCTCGGCGACGTGTGGTTCCCCAATGGTGCGGCGGCCGGGGCCGTCACGCCGCCGTGGGACACGGTCGCCGCGATGCCGGCCGCGCACCTGCATCTGTACGGCAAGGAAGAAGCGCGCGTCGGCCGCAAGATGGGCCACGTGAACTTCACGGCCGAGACGCGCGACGACGCCGTCGCCGCCGCCACCGCTTGTGCGCAGCTGCTGCGCGTGCCGCTCGACTGA